The Natator depressus isolate rNatDep1 chromosome 8, rNatDep2.hap1, whole genome shotgun sequence genome window below encodes:
- the TLX3 gene encoding T-cell leukemia homeobox protein 3 translates to MDQPTNTQTQHQHEPISFGIDQILNSSDQENSSQPAPRGSDNTNYLGSPVSRTSAPYPSLPASFPGIGAPFEDSGSYSVNLSLAPAGVIRVPAHRPIPGAVPPPISSAIPAMPAVPSLGSLNFPWMESSRRFVKDRFTAAAALTPFTVTRRIGHPYQNRTPPKRKKPRTSFSRVQICELEKRFHRQKYLASAERAALAKSLKMTDAQVKTWFQNRRTKWRRQTAEEREAERQQASRLMLQLQHDAFQKSLNDSIQPDPLCLHNSSLFALQNLQPWEEENAKIPPVTSLV, encoded by the exons ATGGATCAGCCAACGAACACACAGACCCAGCATCAACACGAACCCATCAgctttggaattgatcagattTTAAATAGTTCTGATCAGGAAAACtcttcccagcctgccccccgaGGATCAGACAACACAAATTACCTGGGAAGCCCTGTGAGCAGAACAAGTGCCCCTTATCCTTCCCTTCCAGCTTCCTTCCCTGGCATCGGGGCGCCTTTTGAAGACTCTGGATCTTACAGTGTGAATCTGAGCTTGGCTCCAGCTGGAGTGATCAGGGTGCCAGCTCACAGACCCATCCCTGGGGCTGTGCCACCTCCAATTTCTAGTGCCATCCCAGCTATGCCAGCTGTACCCAGCCTTGGCAGCCTCAACTTCCCTTGGATGGAGAGCAGCAGGAGATTCGTAAAGGACAGATTCACAG CGGCGGCCGCGCTCACCCCCTTCACCGTCACCCGGCGGATCGGGCACCCCTACCAGAACCGCACCCCGCCCAAGCGCAAGAAGCCGCGCACCTCCTTCTCCCGGGTGCAGATCTGCGAGCTGGAGAAGCGCTTCCACCGGCAGAAGTACCTGGCCTCGGCCGAGAGGGCGGCGCTCGCCAAGTCCCTCAAGATGACGGACGCGCAGGTCAAGACCTGGTTCCAGAACAGGCGGACCAAGTGGCG GAGACAGACCGCCGAGGAAAGGGAAGCGGAGAGGCAACAGGCGAGCAGGCTGATGCTCCAACTCCAGCACGACGCTTTCCAGAAATCCTTGAACGATTCAATCCAGCCCGACCCCCTCTGTCTACACAACTCCTCGCTCTTTGCGCTGCAGAACCTCCAGCCCTGGGAAGAGGAGAACGCCAAGATCCCACCTGTTACCTCGCTCGTGTAA